One segment of Bacillus alkalisoli DNA contains the following:
- a CDS encoding CdaR family protein, with amino-acid sequence MDKFIENRWFMKIIALLLAFMLYMSINIDTNPSQPFDNTFTVSSRDTETITDIAVNAYFDRENLVVSGVPQNVTVTLEGPTSIVKPAAMQRDLEVFVNLVDLDLGTHQVPLQYRNLSDKLTVKIEPSYTTVTIHEKVTRDFPVEVDFINLHQIEEGYQAEQPIVKPNIVKVTGSSELISRIALVKARVDLKGANESMEQQSRVVVYDREGNTLNVEVEPPVVDVSVPVTSPNKSVPLRINRKGSLKQNLSITRIEPVPSEVTIYGPKSVIDSIEFIDNIDIDLTEIDETTEIEVEIPVPDGVRRVVPEKITIRVEVEKETQKTFLSKSVNYIGLSSGLELAFVNPENGVIDLTILGAPSVLEDVSSEDMELYINVTDLGIGEHDVPLEVNGPQNISWELPRRNVRISITEN; translated from the coding sequence ATGGATAAATTTATTGAAAATCGTTGGTTCATGAAGATTATTGCCCTACTATTAGCTTTTATGCTATATATGTCAATTAATATTGATACAAACCCGTCACAACCTTTTGATAATACGTTTACCGTTTCAAGTAGAGACACTGAAACAATTACCGACATAGCAGTGAATGCCTATTTTGACAGGGAAAATCTTGTCGTTTCAGGTGTACCTCAAAATGTAACGGTGACGTTAGAAGGTCCAACAAGTATAGTTAAGCCAGCTGCCATGCAGCGGGACTTAGAAGTGTTTGTTAACTTAGTAGATTTAGATTTAGGAACACATCAAGTGCCACTGCAATATAGAAATTTATCCGATAAATTAACGGTGAAAATTGAACCAAGCTATACAACTGTTACCATTCACGAAAAAGTAACTCGAGATTTTCCTGTAGAAGTGGATTTCATTAATTTACATCAAATAGAAGAAGGCTACCAAGCAGAGCAGCCAATCGTTAAACCGAATATTGTTAAGGTTACAGGCTCAAGTGAACTAATTAGTAGAATTGCTCTTGTGAAAGCTAGAGTTGATTTAAAGGGTGCGAATGAATCAATGGAGCAACAGTCCCGCGTTGTTGTTTACGATCGTGAAGGAAACACATTGAATGTCGAAGTCGAGCCACCAGTAGTAGATGTTTCGGTACCTGTTACTAGTCCAAATAAATCAGTACCTCTTCGTATAAATCGAAAAGGGTCACTTAAGCAAAATCTAAGCATAACAAGAATAGAACCTGTTCCATCAGAAGTGACAATATACGGACCGAAGAGTGTGATTGATAGTATAGAGTTTATTGATAACATCGATATAGATTTAACAGAGATTGATGAAACAACAGAAATAGAAGTAGAAATTCCAGTACCAGATGGAGTAAGAAGAGTTGTCCCAGAAAAAATTACAATAAGAGTGGAAGTTGAAAAAGAAACACAAAAAACGTTCTTAAGTAAATCGGTAAATTATATCGGCCTGTCTTCAGGGTTAGAGTTAGCGTTTGTTAATCCGGAAAATGGAGTTATCGATTTGACAATATTAGGAGCTCCTAGTGTGTTAGAAGATGTAAGTAGTGAAGATATGGAACTATATATAAATGTGACAGACCTTGGTATAGGGGAACATGATGTCCCACTAGAAGTAAATGGACCACAAAATATTTCATGGGAATTACCGAGGAGAAATGTGCGAATTTCCATAACGGAAAATTAA